Proteins from a genomic interval of Nasonia vitripennis strain AsymCx chromosome 3, Nvit_psr_1.1, whole genome shotgun sequence:
- the SP27 gene encoding serine protease 27 precursor, which yields MKFTYFWLLAISGANLFVDAMHGGDYFPIKDVPYMAQLYFEAENGMISYCGATILSEYWLVSAAHCVGLKGMIINQVRVGSTFTAEAGNVINITRIIVHGNYETNNIWDSDISLIKLQSPIEFDEKQQPIHVAREPPKVGDSITISGFGYSYRELMGESLQVGHVPVIDDETCRVNYTITKNMFCTSTSKIDLCFGDSGGPAVLDGKLVGIVSQGCEITAPNVFTKVANFYDWIIKHTGIKYDD from the exons ATGAAGTTCACGTATTTCTGGCTTCTCGCTATCAGCGGGGCAAATTTATTTGTCG ATGCGATGCACGGCGGTGATTACTTCCCAATAAAGGACGTGCCATACATG GCTCAGCTTTATTTTGAAGCAGAAAACGGAATGATATCCTACTGTGGCGCAACTATCCTTTCCGAATATTGGTTAGTATCGGCCGCTCATTGCGTAGG attaaaaGGCATGATTATCAATCAAGTTCGCGTTGGAAGTACTTTCACAGCGGAAGCGGGTAATGTAATAAACATTACGCGGATTATCGTTCACGGTAACTACGAAACCAACAACATCTGGGATAGCGACATCTCTTTAATCAag CTACAAAGTCCGATAGAATTCGATGAAAAACAGCAGCCGATTCACGTAGCACGTGAACCGCCAAAGGTCGGAGACTCAATAACCATATCTGGATTTGGATACTCTTAC AGAGAACTAATGGGGGAATCACTGCAAGTGGGTCACGTGCCGGTTATCGACGACGAGACGTGCCGCGTGAATTACACGATTACCAAGAATATGTTTTGCACGAGCACGAGCAAGATCGATTTATGCTTCGGCGACTCGGGCGGACCAGCTGTTCTCGACGGCAAACTTGTCGGTATCGTGTCACAGGGCTGCGAGATCACGGCGCCCAACGTGTTTACCAAAGTGGCTAATTTTTACGACTGGATAATCAAGCACACCGGCATCAAGTACGAcgactaa